One Carcharodon carcharias isolate sCarCar2 chromosome 1, sCarCar2.pri, whole genome shotgun sequence DNA window includes the following coding sequences:
- the ercc8 gene encoding DNA excision repair protein ERCC-8 isoform X1: MLALLAARQSGCDEPLRVRRAESTRRVLNLELNKDRDVQRIHGSGVNTLDIDPVEGKYMLSGGSDGVIAIYDLENATKRLQYTCKAICTVGRSHGHVHKYSVETVQWYPCDTGMFTSSSFDKTLKIWDTNRLLPAEVFSFEGTVYCHHMSPVATKHCLIAVGTKNPKVQLCDLKSGSCTHILQGHREEVLSVKWSPRHEHILVTASADSKVRIWDVRKASGSLILLDQHNGEIAKSSSEAANTAHNGRVNGLCFTTDGLHFLTIGTDDRMRLWNSSTGHNTLVNYGRVCNESRKGLKFTVSSGCSPDFAFVPVDSCIAVYDIFSGQLLTELRGHYNYVNCCTFQAYFQELYSGGSDVNILAWIPDLGRTGLENDEPKGFSSQAQQGFVDFAIFKQLMHLLMVSPSAINQTSSPDSEL, from the exons GGTGTTAAATCTAGAGTTAAACAAAGACCGGGATGTACAGAGAATCCATGGAAGTGGAGTTAATACTCTTGACATTGACCCTGTTGAGGGAAAATA CATGTTGTCCGGTGGATCAGATGGCGTAATTGCAATATATGATTTGGAGAATGCCACTAAAAGACTGCAGTATACCTGCAAGGCCATCTGTACAGTGGGCAG GTCCCATGGCCACGTTCACAAATATAGTGTGGAGACTGTTCAGTGGTATCCTTGTGACACTGGCATGTTTACATCAAGCTCGTTTGATAAAACTTTGAAAATATGGGACACAAACAGACTACTA CCTGCTGAAGTGTTCAGCTTCGAAGGAACAGTCTATTGTCATCATATGTCACCAGTTGCAACCAAGCACTGCCTGATAGCTG ttgGTACCAAGAATCCTAAAGTACAGCTTTGTGATCTTAAGTCTGGATCCTGCACCCACATTCTGCAGG GCCACAGAGAAGAGGTATTGTCAGTGAAATGGTCACCACGCCATGAACACATCCTGGTAACAGCGAG TGCCGATAGCAAAGTTAGGATCTGGGATGTACGAAAAGCTTCTGGGAGTTTAATTTTGCTTGATCAGCACAATGGTGAGATTGCTAAATCTTCTTCAGAGGCAG CAAATACTGCTCATAATGGGCGTGTTAATGGTCTATGTTTTACAACTGATGGACTCCACTTTTTAACTATTGGCACAGACGATCGCATGAGACTCTGGAATAGTTCCACGGGACACAATACGCTG GTCAATTATGGAAGAGTGTGTAATGAAAGCCGAAAAGGTCTCAAGTTTACAGTGTCCAGTGGCTGCAGTCCAGATTTTGCCTTTGTTCCTGTTGATAGTTGTATTGCGGTGTATGACATCTTCTCTGGACAACTGTTAACTGAACTCAGGGGACATTATAATTATGTAAACTGCTGCACATTCCAGGCTTACTTCCAA GAACTTTACAGCGGTGGCAGTGATGTTAACATTTTAGCATGGATTCCAGATCTTGGTCGAACTGGTTTGGAAAATGATGAACCTAAGGGG TTCTCTTCACAGGCACAGCAAGGCTTCGTAGACTTTGCTATATTCAAGCAGCTTATGCATCTTTTGATGGTGTCGCCATCTGCTATCAATCAAACTTCATCTCCTGATTCTGAACTATAG
- the ercc8 gene encoding DNA excision repair protein ERCC-8 isoform X3 produces the protein MLSGGSDGVIAIYDLENATKRLQYTCKAICTVGRSHGHVHKYSVETVQWYPCDTGMFTSSSFDKTLKIWDTNRLLPAEVFSFEGTVYCHHMSPVATKHCLIAVGTKNPKVQLCDLKSGSCTHILQGHREEVLSVKWSPRHEHILVTASADSKVRIWDVRKASGSLILLDQHNGEIAKSSSEAANTAHNGRVNGLCFTTDGLHFLTIGTDDRMRLWNSSTGHNTLVNYGRVCNESRKGLKFTVSSGCSPDFAFVPVDSCIAVYDIFSGQLLTELRGHYNYVNCCTFQAYFQELYSGGSDVNILAWIPDLGRTGLENDEPKGFSSQAQQGFVDFAIFKQLMHLLMVSPSAINQTSSPDSEL, from the exons ATGTTGTCCGGTGGATCAGATGGCGTAATTGCAATATATGATTTGGAGAATGCCACTAAAAGACTGCAGTATACCTGCAAGGCCATCTGTACAGTGGGCAG GTCCCATGGCCACGTTCACAAATATAGTGTGGAGACTGTTCAGTGGTATCCTTGTGACACTGGCATGTTTACATCAAGCTCGTTTGATAAAACTTTGAAAATATGGGACACAAACAGACTACTA CCTGCTGAAGTGTTCAGCTTCGAAGGAACAGTCTATTGTCATCATATGTCACCAGTTGCAACCAAGCACTGCCTGATAGCTG ttgGTACCAAGAATCCTAAAGTACAGCTTTGTGATCTTAAGTCTGGATCCTGCACCCACATTCTGCAGG GCCACAGAGAAGAGGTATTGTCAGTGAAATGGTCACCACGCCATGAACACATCCTGGTAACAGCGAG TGCCGATAGCAAAGTTAGGATCTGGGATGTACGAAAAGCTTCTGGGAGTTTAATTTTGCTTGATCAGCACAATGGTGAGATTGCTAAATCTTCTTCAGAGGCAG CAAATACTGCTCATAATGGGCGTGTTAATGGTCTATGTTTTACAACTGATGGACTCCACTTTTTAACTATTGGCACAGACGATCGCATGAGACTCTGGAATAGTTCCACGGGACACAATACGCTG GTCAATTATGGAAGAGTGTGTAATGAAAGCCGAAAAGGTCTCAAGTTTACAGTGTCCAGTGGCTGCAGTCCAGATTTTGCCTTTGTTCCTGTTGATAGTTGTATTGCGGTGTATGACATCTTCTCTGGACAACTGTTAACTGAACTCAGGGGACATTATAATTATGTAAACTGCTGCACATTCCAGGCTTACTTCCAA GAACTTTACAGCGGTGGCAGTGATGTTAACATTTTAGCATGGATTCCAGATCTTGGTCGAACTGGTTTGGAAAATGATGAACCTAAGGGG TTCTCTTCACAGGCACAGCAAGGCTTCGTAGACTTTGCTATATTCAAGCAGCTTATGCATCTTTTGATGGTGTCGCCATCTGCTATCAATCAAACTTCATCTCCTGATTCTGAACTATAG